Proteins encoded in a region of the Verrucomicrobiota bacterium genome:
- a CDS encoding LamG-like jellyroll fold domain-containing protein, whose amino-acid sequence MLRVILTISVAFCGLVEGRESNYQVDDKYKVDGAYRGRFTPPAEYVLSGQFYEDMGPLPDSPWYYRTYEEGYRQGVMSPVPPPGVHPRVLMGMEDIERIREKIRLGEDAPRYFQILLNWAQNQRPDLVSRSFMALVMEDEEAGRACVDELIALAKEQEPMIDLLNNHPVFAGIRDNYYYWCRSEIVSVGGVPYKRAYREGGADRIRELAEISIETNAEHHFQVLPDTSGHVKANDYYAYDYLHGFMTEEEREYIKSILRKITYGRYTSGMDMPGHWFINNHMSMSYDLVLAALCLEGQEGFDERVVREASKALRNQLTYYISSDGLLYEKKKGFVPERPLLAITRRLEYPLLSHNHLYNMVLAKAMDSVNVYWRYNELRNHQEIADFGKGFEEPRIWYMGFASGPWMDSFFNVAFIMKFVYPDDPIVDYYYKSRMQTQGLGPPDATGPLPAPRIRYSFPEISLLTAVSGFKNSDGEVVNYDKTGLPEELTERTAPWVDMQRGVVQARASWDKDALMVHYEARSDIYAAGHEGPEAGDFSLYANGMEWSGWRKWYLDSYFRNAVLIDGKAGIYSPTAAKLMEVTDTPHGVTMVSDNTDQYNWRKWEKNMHLWAGKISEALDGYLYDGYTSEFQDRDWEIPFQPHMREYIEGFASLDWGNWHGETRGTEMYGRWNDIDHAFRTLHLAKGDPAVNEGKGYPYLLVIDDIRKDDQQRQYDWVMQLADDIVLWKGESGVGTRDTGIEKGEISQTDLYLCSAEVPIAEKRRGLPVVNRQVRTGDPLLLVRVLHRNSTFSFPQPAYEANYSHPRIKVPATAVEPEFRILLYPHRHGDPIPITVWNEDRSELKVMIDRQVDFYDFGKTDRERSTLAVTRRGDLQQIVSAGPETPKLVSSLGWQADWNEEDEIREISFSQAAHAALDLPPLTQAYRYTLDGSEPSEDSPLYTEPVKIDESRVFKAKAFADTWPFADSNASETLTVQFSKETPEKALLLPPGTVPGLTCEVFEIHRTIFDEKNGIFTGKKNMLPPLAEHQPLATFHTDGAEIPLVIERDLPRTEMATGYFFFSGFLFAPETGDYAFKLNSCGPVQLSIGKKQLIGVTLPYGLSQKDRFGQVSLEGGWHPFEMVVSDPIFWKAGDAEPYETTLGMMTPGDSQYHPIEADFFATLKTAHVSEVEVAEVPSSSAVTVGRIEPGLFAEWFPEGATEPSLVSLASVPIDDPIEGKSVRFSGYLKLRESGLYTFMTDGGGENELRIGDEIVCKVEPGSTVDEGSIELDAGTHPITLTVMSGTSEIEIITPTRSGAESIPASFFWHNPEEVDVPEDLHYGLIIHQPFDELNGEILPLAVGEGATALGYNGRIFDDPERGKVYQPGYLNYGEYAKTYDLHIADIPRNRHDRSISFWFKPMNERGRYTLLRGRHLRHVHFNRVALDRGKMGMHASPGNTPNLTSDIKFGEWNHLVLVYEGGINRWYLNGEFIGIAEDTNSTYKDLFGFSGDDDIYVDDLKVYDRPLSQEEVLLLFEE is encoded by the coding sequence ATGTTGCGAGTTATCCTAACGATTAGCGTCGCGTTCTGCGGTCTCGTTGAGGGCCGGGAGTCGAATTACCAAGTCGACGACAAGTATAAGGTCGATGGTGCCTACCGGGGCCGTTTTACGCCTCCGGCAGAGTATGTCCTCAGCGGACAGTTTTACGAAGACATGGGTCCGTTGCCGGATTCTCCGTGGTATTATCGCACCTACGAAGAGGGTTATCGTCAGGGCGTGATGTCTCCAGTGCCGCCGCCGGGTGTCCATCCCCGGGTGCTAATGGGGATGGAGGATATCGAAAGAATCCGTGAGAAAATCAGGCTCGGGGAGGACGCTCCGCGCTACTTTCAAATTCTCCTCAACTGGGCACAGAACCAACGGCCTGATTTAGTCAGCCGGTCCTTCATGGCGCTGGTCATGGAGGATGAAGAGGCGGGTCGCGCGTGTGTGGATGAGTTGATCGCGTTGGCGAAGGAGCAGGAACCGATGATTGATTTACTCAACAACCATCCGGTTTTTGCCGGAATCCGGGACAATTACTACTACTGGTGTCGCTCAGAGATCGTCAGCGTCGGCGGAGTCCCTTACAAGCGTGCCTACCGCGAGGGTGGGGCGGATCGCATCCGTGAACTGGCCGAGATCAGCATCGAGACCAACGCGGAGCATCACTTCCAGGTGCTACCAGACACGTCGGGCCACGTAAAAGCGAACGACTACTACGCTTACGACTATCTGCATGGCTTCATGACCGAGGAGGAGCGTGAATACATTAAAAGCATCCTGCGCAAGATCACCTACGGTCGCTATACCTCCGGAATGGATATGCCCGGTCATTGGTTCATCAACAACCACATGAGCATGAGCTACGATCTTGTGCTGGCGGCCTTGTGTCTCGAAGGGCAGGAGGGGTTCGACGAGCGGGTGGTCCGCGAGGCATCCAAGGCCTTGCGCAACCAGCTCACCTACTACATCTCCAGCGATGGCCTCCTTTACGAGAAAAAGAAAGGGTTTGTGCCTGAGCGGCCTCTTCTGGCGATCACCAGACGGCTCGAGTATCCTCTCCTCAGTCACAACCACCTTTACAATATGGTCCTGGCAAAGGCCATGGATTCCGTGAATGTCTACTGGCGCTACAATGAGCTGCGCAATCACCAGGAGATTGCTGACTTTGGCAAAGGCTTTGAGGAGCCGAGAATCTGGTATATGGGCTTCGCCAGTGGTCCCTGGATGGACTCCTTCTTTAACGTGGCCTTCATCATGAAGTTTGTCTACCCCGACGATCCCATCGTCGACTACTACTACAAAAGCCGCATGCAAACCCAGGGTTTGGGACCGCCGGATGCAACGGGTCCTCTTCCGGCGCCGCGCATCCGTTACAGCTTTCCAGAGATCAGCCTCCTGACCGCAGTCTCAGGTTTCAAAAACAGTGACGGTGAGGTCGTCAATTACGATAAAACCGGCTTGCCGGAGGAGCTGACAGAGCGCACCGCTCCCTGGGTGGATATGCAACGCGGTGTGGTTCAGGCGCGGGCCTCCTGGGACAAGGATGCCCTGATGGTCCATTACGAAGCTCGGAGCGACATCTACGCCGCCGGGCATGAAGGTCCAGAAGCGGGAGACTTCAGCCTTTACGCCAACGGTATGGAGTGGAGCGGTTGGCGGAAATGGTACTTGGACTCCTATTTCCGCAACGCGGTATTGATCGATGGGAAGGCTGGTATTTATTCTCCCACCGCCGCGAAGCTAATGGAGGTAACCGATACCCCGCATGGCGTGACCATGGTTTCGGACAACACGGACCAGTACAATTGGCGAAAGTGGGAAAAGAACATGCACCTTTGGGCTGGCAAGATCTCAGAAGCTCTGGATGGTTATCTCTACGATGGATATACCAGCGAATTCCAGGACCGCGATTGGGAGATCCCGTTTCAGCCGCACATGCGTGAGTACATTGAAGGCTTTGCCAGTCTGGATTGGGGGAATTGGCATGGGGAAACGAGGGGCACTGAGATGTATGGTCGCTGGAACGATATCGACCATGCCTTTCGCACACTCCATCTTGCCAAAGGCGACCCTGCTGTAAACGAGGGTAAAGGTTATCCCTACCTGCTGGTCATTGATGACATTCGCAAGGATGATCAACAGCGCCAATACGACTGGGTGATGCAGCTCGCGGACGACATTGTCCTCTGGAAGGGTGAGTCGGGCGTGGGAACCCGCGATACAGGCATTGAAAAAGGTGAGATTAGCCAGACTGATCTTTACCTTTGCTCGGCAGAGGTACCGATCGCGGAAAAGCGGAGAGGCTTACCCGTGGTCAATCGCCAAGTGAGAACAGGAGACCCCCTTCTATTGGTTCGGGTGCTCCACCGCAATAGCACCTTCTCCTTCCCTCAGCCCGCCTACGAGGCGAATTACAGCCATCCGCGGATCAAGGTGCCAGCGACCGCGGTCGAACCGGAGTTCCGAATCCTGCTTTATCCTCATCGCCACGGAGATCCCATTCCCATCACGGTGTGGAATGAAGATCGCAGCGAGCTGAAGGTGATGATTGATCGACAGGTCGACTTCTACGATTTCGGGAAGACCGATCGTGAGCGGTCCACTCTGGCGGTGACCCGCAGAGGCGACCTCCAGCAGATCGTGTCCGCAGGTCCCGAGACTCCGAAGTTGGTCAGTAGCTTGGGCTGGCAGGCTGATTGGAACGAGGAAGATGAGATCCGCGAGATCTCTTTCAGTCAAGCTGCGCATGCCGCGCTGGACCTTCCGCCATTGACTCAAGCCTACCGCTATACGCTGGACGGTAGCGAGCCGAGCGAAGACTCTCCTCTCTACACGGAGCCGGTCAAGATCGACGAAAGCCGTGTGTTCAAAGCCAAGGCGTTTGCCGACACCTGGCCCTTCGCTGACTCGAATGCCTCGGAGACGCTGACCGTTCAATTTAGCAAAGAAACCCCGGAAAAAGCTCTTCTACTTCCACCGGGCACTGTTCCAGGACTGACCTGCGAGGTTTTCGAGATCCATCGTACTATCTTCGATGAGAAAAATGGCATCTTTACCGGGAAGAAGAACATGCTGCCCCCGCTGGCGGAGCATCAACCGCTGGCTACCTTTCATACCGACGGTGCAGAGATCCCCCTAGTCATAGAACGAGACCTTCCCCGAACGGAAATGGCCACCGGATACTTTTTTTTCAGCGGGTTTCTCTTCGCGCCCGAAACGGGTGACTACGCCTTCAAGCTGAACTCGTGTGGTCCTGTTCAGCTTTCGATTGGTAAGAAGCAATTGATCGGCGTCACGCTTCCCTACGGTCTTTCGCAAAAAGACCGTTTTGGACAAGTGTCTCTTGAGGGAGGATGGCATCCCTTTGAGATGGTGGTCTCCGATCCCATCTTCTGGAAAGCGGGTGACGCGGAGCCTTACGAAACTACCTTAGGAATGATGACTCCGGGTGATTCTCAATACCATCCGATCGAAGCCGATTTCTTTGCTACGCTCAAAACGGCCCATGTGAGCGAAGTCGAAGTGGCTGAGGTGCCGTCTTCCTCGGCTGTGACTGTTGGCCGGATCGAACCTGGCTTGTTCGCGGAATGGTTTCCCGAGGGGGCAACCGAGCCGTCCTTAGTATCGCTGGCTTCAGTTCCGATTGACGATCCCATTGAAGGCAAAAGTGTCCGATTCAGTGGCTATCTGAAGCTCCGTGAATCCGGCCTTTATACTTTTATGACCGATGGAGGCGGCGAAAACGAACTGAGGATCGGCGACGAGATCGTCTGTAAGGTGGAACCGGGTAGCACCGTCGATGAAGGGAGTATCGAGTTGGATGCCGGTACTCACCCCATCACCCTGACGGTGATGAGTGGCACCTCGGAGATTGAAATCATCACGCCGACTCGCAGCGGAGCCGAGAGCATTCCGGCAAGTTTCTTCTGGCACAATCCGGAGGAAGTCGACGTTCCCGAAGACTTACACTACGGTTTGATTATTCATCAACCGTTTGACGAACTGAACGGCGAGATTCTTCCACTCGCTGTTGGGGAGGGTGCAACTGCGTTGGGCTACAACGGTCGAATCTTTGATGATCCGGAGCGAGGAAAGGTCTACCAGCCGGGCTACCTGAATTATGGGGAATACGCGAAAACCTACGACCTGCATATCGCCGACATTCCCCGCAATCGTCATGATCGCAGTATTTCTTTCTGGTTTAAACCGATGAACGAAAGAGGTCGATACACGCTGCTCCGGGGCAGACACTTGCGCCACGTGCACTTCAATCGGGTCGCATTGGATCGTGGTAAGATGGGAATGCACGCCTCTCCTGGGAATACTCCGAATTTGACATCGGACATCAAGTTTGGGGAATGGAACCATCTCGTTCTCGTTTATGAAGGTGGCATCAATCGATGGTATCTGAATGGGGAGTTCATCGGCATCGCAGAAGACACCAACTCGACTTACAAAGACCTGTTTGGATTCAGTGGCGACGATGATATCTATGTGGATGATTTAAAAGTCTATGATCGTCCTCTGTCCCAAGAAGAAGTGCTGTTGCTTTTCGAGGAATAG